From bacterium, a single genomic window includes:
- a CDS encoding hydrogenase maturation nickel metallochaperone HypA — protein sequence MHELAVVHSLVQQLREEAERLGVVGEVAVVHLKLGALTTFVPEAMTFYFEALTKGTDLESARLEVEEVPVAGTCRRCGEAVTLEGLPFACAACGSPDLEITSGRELVIESLEVRDDGAR from the coding sequence ATGCACGAGCTGGCGGTGGTCCACAGCCTGGTGCAGCAGCTCCGCGAAGAGGCGGAGCGGCTGGGCGTCGTCGGCGAAGTCGCCGTCGTCCACCTCAAGCTCGGCGCGCTGACGACGTTCGTACCGGAGGCGATGACGTTCTACTTCGAGGCGTTGACGAAGGGGACCGATCTGGAATCGGCGCGGCTCGAGGTAGAGGAGGTCCCGGTGGCGGGTACGTGCCGCCGCTGCGGCGAGGCGGTTACGCTGGAGGGGCTCCCGTTCGCGTGCGCGGCGTGCGGCTCGCCCGACCTCGAGATAACGTCGGGGCGGGAGTTGGTGATAGAATCGCTCGAGGTGCGAGACGACGGTGCGAGGTAG
- the hypB gene encoding hydrogenase nickel incorporation protein HypB — protein MEIKIVKKVLEAHEKLADENRQLLAAGGVYAFNLIGSPGSGKTLLLERTFEAEAAEIKPGVIEGDIATTADAERLQRFDVPIVQINTGPFGGECHLAPNLIRAALEDLPLDELNVVFVENVGNLVCPAEFYVGEDEKVVVLSVAEGEDKPLKYPLAFREAKAVVINKLDLLPHLDVDLEVLKKNVAAVNAGLSVFEVSAKTGDGVAAWVDYVKGRLGG, from the coding sequence ATGGAGATAAAAATAGTTAAGAAGGTCCTCGAGGCCCACGAGAAGCTGGCCGACGAAAACCGGCAGCTGCTCGCCGCCGGGGGCGTATACGCCTTCAACCTCATCGGCTCGCCGGGCTCGGGGAAGACGCTGCTGTTGGAGCGTACGTTCGAGGCCGAGGCCGCGGAAATCAAACCCGGCGTAATCGAGGGCGACATCGCGACCACGGCCGACGCCGAACGGCTGCAGCGCTTCGACGTCCCCATCGTCCAGATAAACACCGGCCCCTTCGGCGGTGAATGTCACCTCGCGCCCAACCTCATACGCGCGGCGCTCGAGGACCTCCCGCTCGACGAGCTCAACGTCGTCTTCGTCGAGAACGTCGGCAACCTGGTTTGCCCGGCGGAGTTCTACGTCGGCGAGGACGAGAAGGTAGTCGTGCTCTCGGTCGCGGAGGGGGAGGACAAGCCGCTCAAGTACCCGCTGGCTTTCCGCGAGGCGAAGGCGGTGGTAATAAATAAGCTCGACCTCCTTCCGCATCTCGACGTGGACTTGGAGGTATTGAAGAAAAACGTCGCGGCCGTGAACGCCGGCCTGAGCGTCTTCGAGGTATCCGCGAAGACCGGCGACGGCGTCGCGGCGTGGGTGGATTACGTAAAAGGCCGGCTCGGCGGTTAG
- a CDS encoding glutaredoxin family protein, with the protein MEHVEGTVDRGDVKLYALSTCVWCKKTRALLEEWGVAYDYEYVDLAPPARQDEIEAEITALAGRASYPTLIANEGCVVGFRPDEIKELLKL; encoded by the coding sequence ATGGAACACGTGGAAGGGACCGTGGACCGGGGCGACGTTAAGCTCTACGCGTTGTCGACCTGCGTGTGGTGCAAGAAGACCCGCGCCTTGCTGGAGGAGTGGGGCGTGGCGTACGATTACGAGTACGTGGACCTGGCGCCGCCGGCGCGCCAGGACGAGATAGAGGCCGAGATAACGGCGCTCGCCGGCCGCGCGAGTTACCCCACGCTGATCGCGAATGAAGGCTGCGTCGTCGGCTTCCGGCCGGATGAGATCAAGGAATTGTTAAAACTTTAA
- a CDS encoding ferredoxin-thioredoxin reductase catalytic domain-containing protein: MAELDPKEVDALYEKLAREAEASGYHLNPDREFTRALMEGLLTNVNRYGYPACPCRRATGTREEDLDVICPCDYRDADLGEYGACYCALYVSKDVVAGKREARAIPERRPPKKEDRLQYKQRAQTAGGGIKVWRCRVCGYLAARDAPPEVCPICKAAKDRFEPFAFPPA, from the coding sequence ATGGCCGAGCTCGACCCTAAAGAGGTGGACGCGCTGTACGAAAAGCTCGCGCGCGAGGCGGAGGCGAGCGGTTACCACCTAAACCCGGACCGCGAGTTCACCCGGGCGCTGATGGAGGGGCTGCTCACCAACGTCAACCGCTACGGTTACCCGGCGTGCCCCTGCCGCCGCGCGACGGGCACCCGCGAAGAAGACCTCGACGTAATCTGCCCGTGCGACTACCGCGACGCCGACCTGGGCGAATACGGCGCGTGTTACTGCGCGCTGTACGTCTCGAAGGACGTCGTCGCCGGCAAGAGGGAAGCCCGGGCCATTCCGGAACGCAGGCCGCCGAAAAAAGAAGACCGGCTTCAATATAAACAGAGGGCGCAAACGGCCGGCGGGGGGATAAAGGTGTGGCGGTGCCGCGTGTGCGGGTACCTCGCCGCGCGCGACGCGCCGCCGGAAGTGTGCCCGATTTGCAAGGCCGCGAAGGACCGCTTCGAGCCGTTCGCGTTTCCGCCCGCGTGA
- a CDS encoding nucleotide sugar dehydrogenase — protein MGKIRSRDASAAVVGLGYVGLPLALAYVDAGYRVIGYDVDPDKIDNLLAGRSYIGDVTDERVAAAVAEGAFAPTTDPARLGEADVVAICVPTPLTADKEPDLLFLGDTAETLSAHLRPGQLVVVESTVYPGATRGFVLPLLEQRGLAAGRDFWLAFSPERVDPGNKAFPLKEIPTVVGGVDAAAAELAAAFYEPVVSEVIKVSSAEAAEMSKLLENTYRAVNIALVNELKVICGKMGLDVFEVIDAAASKPYGFQKFAPGPGVGGHCIPLDPYYLAWRARQFGHESRFVELAGRVNDEMPEYVVSRLEGALGERGVKFADARVLVLGVAYKANVDDLRESPALVVIDLLRNRGADVAYHDPYAPALPRTRKYDFGLTSAELEPEAVREYDAVVIATDHTGVDYDMVFREARLVVDARGVARRLGYAGDNVVTA, from the coding sequence ATGGGTAAAATCCGAAGCCGCGACGCGAGCGCCGCCGTCGTGGGGTTGGGCTACGTCGGCCTGCCGCTGGCCCTGGCCTACGTCGACGCCGGCTACCGCGTTATCGGTTACGATGTTGACCCCGACAAAATAGATAATCTTCTGGCCGGCCGGTCCTACATCGGCGACGTGACCGACGAGCGGGTGGCTGCGGCCGTCGCCGAGGGCGCGTTCGCGCCCACCACCGACCCGGCGCGGCTGGGCGAGGCCGACGTCGTCGCGATATGCGTCCCGACGCCCTTGACCGCCGATAAAGAACCGGACCTGTTGTTTCTGGGCGACACCGCGGAGACGCTCTCCGCCCACTTGCGCCCGGGCCAGCTGGTCGTCGTAGAGTCCACCGTCTACCCGGGCGCCACGCGTGGCTTCGTCCTGCCCCTCCTCGAGCAGAGAGGCCTCGCCGCGGGCCGCGACTTTTGGCTCGCCTTCTCGCCCGAGCGCGTCGACCCCGGCAACAAGGCGTTCCCGCTGAAGGAGATACCGACCGTCGTGGGCGGCGTGGACGCCGCCGCCGCGGAGCTCGCCGCCGCGTTCTACGAGCCGGTGGTCAGCGAGGTAATAAAAGTATCGTCGGCGGAGGCCGCCGAAATGTCCAAGCTCCTGGAGAATACGTACCGCGCCGTAAACATCGCCCTGGTGAACGAGCTCAAAGTTATATGCGGTAAGATGGGGCTCGACGTGTTCGAGGTAATCGACGCCGCGGCGTCGAAGCCGTACGGCTTCCAGAAGTTCGCGCCGGGCCCCGGGGTCGGCGGCCACTGCATCCCCCTCGACCCGTACTACCTGGCGTGGCGGGCGCGCCAGTTCGGCCACGAGAGCCGCTTCGTCGAGCTCGCCGGCCGCGTCAACGACGAGATGCCGGAGTACGTCGTCTCGCGGCTGGAGGGGGCGCTGGGCGAGCGCGGCGTAAAATTCGCCGACGCCCGCGTGCTGGTGCTGGGCGTGGCGTACAAGGCCAACGTCGACGACCTGCGCGAGTCGCCCGCCCTGGTCGTCATCGACCTTCTGCGGAACCGCGGCGCCGACGTCGCCTACCACGACCCGTACGCGCCGGCGCTGCCCCGAACGCGCAAGTACGACTTCGGCCTGACGTCGGCCGAGCTCGAGCCGGAGGCCGTGCGGGAATACGACGCCGTCGTCATCGCGACCGACCACACCGGCGTCGATTACGATATGGTGTTCCGCGAAGCGCGGCTCGTCGTCGACGCCCGGGGCGTCGCGCGGCGGCTGGGATACGCCGGCGACAACGTCGTGACCGCATAA
- a CDS encoding TlpA disulfide reductase family protein yields MLVYIKKEEFSMPCKHLIWPLILALGIFSLSACKTKTEKPVPPGEEPPTATEPPEGFSLISASEFKVENYKGQVLVLDFWATWCGPCKMEIPHLIELQEKYRDQGLTVVGITLDDNPDKDVPPYAAEVGMNYVNVRGGDEMKGKYAVIGLPTIIIYDRDGNEVMKRPGFIGKEQLEAKITPLLAPPSS; encoded by the coding sequence ATGTTAGTATACATCAAAAAGGAGGAATTTTCCATGCCGTGCAAACACCTGATTTGGCCCCTCATATTGGCGTTGGGCATATTCTCGCTCTCGGCGTGCAAGACGAAGACGGAAAAACCCGTGCCGCCGGGCGAGGAGCCCCCGACGGCGACCGAGCCCCCGGAAGGTTTCTCGCTGATAAGCGCTTCCGAATTTAAGGTGGAAAATTATAAGGGCCAGGTCCTGGTCCTCGACTTCTGGGCGACGTGGTGCGGCCCGTGCAAGATGGAAATCCCTCACCTCATCGAGCTGCAGGAGAAGTACCGCGACCAGGGCCTGACGGTCGTCGGCATCACGCTGGACGACAACCCGGATAAAGACGTCCCGCCGTACGCCGCCGAAGTCGGCATGAACTACGTCAACGTCCGCGGCGGCGACGAGATGAAGGGCAAGTACGCCGTTATCGGCCTGCCCACCATTATCATCTACGACCGCGACGGCAACGAGGTTATGAAGCGGCCCGGGTTTATCGGGAAGGAGCAGCTCGAGGCCAAGATAACGCCGCTGCTCGCCCCGCCCTCGTCCTGA
- a CDS encoding DNA internalization-related competence protein ComEC/Rec2 — protein sequence MPTTTRERAGVDGSSRHRPACLAAAPFAGGLVLAALFSPPPWPLIAGAAALALAAVIFIQRRVSSWLVLAALALGGAGWYAARADYLAPSDISFKLDRRFRPAAAVVTGVVAGDPEQRPYATVFPLAIENVALDGDAEPASGRARVSVYENVPLRYGDEVAIKGKLVAPRPARNPGGFDYRSYLKRRGMTALVTAGDAEDVTLLARGRGNPVLRASFAARDKAASILDRAVGGDEAAVLKGLTLGKRAEIDPAIVEDFRGAGTMHLLAISGLHVGFVAFMLFLVLAGTRVPKVAANLTVMAFLPAYALLTGFNPPVVRASLMGILALAAALLDRDVDLYNVLAAAALIILIANPLYVSDVSFLLSFAAVFAIAALYRPIEKFLKPVPGLVRESLAVTCAAQLGVLPLQLYFFNRFTPTALVSNLAMVPLAGCAVALALITILTGAVWPALGELFGGAAWLAAKALTAAGHYFSLGLEPLAGRWPILAGVPFLGPRWDLQFWVARPSPFLVLLVVFAIGATAVRRTRIRFAFAAAAAGCLGLWLAPRLAAPELPLRITFLDVGQADGALVEFPGGKTMVVDAGYAGRGYDAGEQVVAPVLHAKGITKIDYLCVTHGDADHAGGAAYLVKNFDLGELWFPADAEPSRALEELAASARAEGVRIAAAPKGVNVGGVGITRVWPPAGGVPPAFSSNDSSTVLRLTYGDFAALLTGDVESRAQERILEAGRELGADVLKVPHHGSRGAALPSFVAAANPRAAFFPVKAGSPKFPAAETLALYRKAGVLLRTAGENGAAVVQTDGRRLRVHTMF from the coding sequence ATGCCGACGACGACGCGCGAACGGGCGGGAGTGGACGGCTCGAGCCGTCACCGCCCCGCCTGCCTGGCCGCCGCCCCCTTCGCCGGCGGCCTTGTCTTAGCGGCGCTGTTCTCGCCGCCGCCGTGGCCGCTCATAGCCGGCGCCGCGGCCCTCGCCTTAGCGGCCGTCATTTTTATCCAACGGCGCGTCTCGAGCTGGCTCGTACTGGCGGCGTTGGCGCTGGGGGGTGCCGGCTGGTACGCGGCCCGCGCCGACTACCTCGCCCCAAGCGACATATCTTTCAAACTGGACCGGCGCTTCCGGCCGGCCGCGGCCGTGGTCACGGGCGTCGTCGCCGGCGACCCCGAGCAGCGCCCTTACGCCACCGTCTTCCCCCTTGCAATCGAAAACGTCGCGCTGGACGGCGACGCCGAACCGGCGAGCGGCCGGGCCCGCGTCTCGGTATACGAGAACGTCCCCCTCCGCTACGGCGACGAGGTCGCGATAAAGGGCAAGTTGGTCGCGCCCAGGCCGGCGCGCAATCCCGGCGGCTTCGATTATCGCTCGTACCTGAAGCGGCGGGGCATGACGGCGCTCGTCACGGCCGGCGACGCCGAAGACGTAACGCTGCTCGCGCGCGGCCGCGGCAACCCGGTGCTGCGCGCGTCGTTCGCGGCCCGGGACAAGGCCGCGTCGATATTGGACCGGGCGGTGGGCGGCGACGAGGCCGCGGTCCTCAAGGGCCTCACGTTGGGCAAGCGGGCCGAAATCGACCCCGCCATCGTGGAGGATTTCCGCGGCGCCGGCACCATGCACTTGCTCGCGATATCGGGCCTGCACGTCGGCTTCGTCGCGTTCATGCTGTTTCTGGTCCTTGCCGGGACGCGCGTGCCGAAAGTAGCCGCCAACCTGACGGTGATGGCGTTCCTTCCGGCGTACGCCCTCTTGACCGGGTTCAATCCGCCGGTCGTCCGCGCGAGCTTGATGGGGATATTGGCGCTCGCCGCGGCGCTGCTCGACCGCGACGTAGACCTGTATAACGTCCTCGCCGCCGCCGCCTTGATCATCCTGATCGCCAACCCGCTGTACGTGAGCGACGTCTCGTTCCTGCTCTCGTTCGCCGCCGTCTTCGCTATTGCGGCCTTGTACCGCCCCATAGAAAAATTCCTGAAACCGGTCCCGGGTTTGGTTCGTGAGTCGCTGGCCGTGACGTGCGCCGCGCAGTTGGGCGTGCTGCCGCTGCAGCTCTACTTCTTCAATCGCTTCACGCCGACGGCGCTGGTCTCCAACCTCGCGATGGTCCCGCTCGCCGGGTGCGCCGTCGCGCTGGCGCTCATCACGATTCTCACCGGCGCCGTGTGGCCCGCCCTCGGCGAGCTCTTCGGCGGCGCGGCCTGGCTCGCCGCCAAAGCGCTAACGGCCGCGGGGCATTACTTCTCGCTGGGGCTCGAGCCGCTGGCGGGCCGCTGGCCCATACTCGCCGGCGTGCCCTTCCTGGGGCCGCGATGGGATTTACAGTTCTGGGTCGCCAGGCCGTCGCCGTTTCTAGTTTTACTCGTGGTCTTCGCAATCGGAGCGACGGCGGTACGGAGAACGCGGATAAGGTTCGCGTTCGCCGCCGCGGCCGCGGGTTGCCTCGGCCTGTGGCTCGCGCCCAGGCTCGCCGCCCCCGAGCTGCCGCTTCGCATCACCTTCCTGGACGTGGGCCAGGCGGACGGCGCGCTCGTGGAATTCCCGGGCGGCAAGACGATGGTGGTGGACGCCGGGTACGCCGGCCGCGGATACGACGCCGGCGAGCAGGTCGTGGCGCCGGTGCTCCACGCCAAGGGTATAACGAAAATAGATTACCTGTGCGTGACCCACGGCGACGCCGACCACGCCGGCGGCGCGGCCTATCTCGTAAAAAATTTCGACTTGGGCGAGCTGTGGTTCCCGGCCGACGCGGAGCCGAGTCGCGCGCTCGAGGAATTGGCCGCCTCGGCTCGAGCCGAGGGCGTCCGCATCGCCGCCGCGCCGAAGGGCGTGAACGTCGGCGGCGTCGGCATTACGCGGGTGTGGCCGCCGGCCGGCGGCGTTCCGCCGGCCTTTTCATCCAACGATTCGTCGACGGTATTGCGGCTGACGTACGGCGACTTCGCCGCCCTACTAACGGGCGACGTCGAAAGCCGGGCGCAAGAACGTATCCTCGAGGCCGGCCGGGAGTTGGGGGCGGACGTGTTGAAGGTACCGCACCACGGCTCGCGGGGCGCCGCGCTCCCTTCCTTCGTCGCGGCGGCCAACCCGCGCGCGGCCTTCTTCCCCGTGAAGGCCGGCTCGCCGAAATTCCCCGCCGCGGAGACGCTGGCGTTGTACCGCAAGGCCGGCGTGCTCCTTCGCACCGCCGGCGAAAACGGCGCCGCCGTCGTTCAAACCGACGGCCGGCGCCTTCGCGTTCACACTATGTTTTAA
- a CDS encoding YebC/PmpR family DNA-binding transcriptional regulator, with amino-acid sequence MSGHSKWSTIKRKKAKEDQKRGKVFSRLAREIIVAARQGGGDPTANTRLRVAVQAAKVANMPADNIARAIKRGTGEGEGAQLEEVTYEAYGPGGVAMCVEVMTDNKNRTTPEIRFILDRYGASMADAGAVTWMFERKGMVIVDADRATEEQLLEAVLDAGAEDIRPGDDVFEVYCPPDRLADVTDALGAAGVEFATAEVSLVPKSVIPLEGKNAAKFLKLLEALEDHDDVQTVYANFDIPTSVMEELTA; translated from the coding sequence ATGTCGGGCCATTCCAAGTGGAGCACCATAAAACGCAAAAAGGCCAAAGAGGACCAGAAGCGCGGCAAGGTCTTCTCGCGGCTGGCGCGGGAGATAATCGTCGCGGCGCGGCAGGGCGGCGGCGACCCGACGGCCAACACGCGGCTCCGGGTCGCGGTCCAGGCCGCCAAGGTCGCCAACATGCCGGCGGACAACATCGCCCGGGCCATCAAGCGCGGGACGGGTGAAGGCGAGGGCGCGCAGCTCGAGGAGGTAACGTACGAGGCCTACGGCCCGGGCGGCGTCGCGATGTGCGTCGAGGTCATGACCGACAACAAGAACCGGACCACGCCCGAGATCCGCTTTATCCTCGACCGGTACGGCGCCTCGATGGCGGACGCGGGCGCGGTAACGTGGATGTTCGAGCGCAAGGGGATGGTAATCGTCGACGCCGACCGCGCCACCGAGGAACAGCTGCTGGAGGCGGTGCTGGACGCCGGCGCCGAGGACATCCGCCCGGGCGACGACGTCTTCGAGGTCTACTGTCCGCCGGACCGGTTGGCCGACGTGACGGACGCATTAGGCGCGGCGGGAGTGGAGTTCGCCACCGCGGAGGTCTCGCTCGTCCCCAAGAGCGTCATCCCGCTGGAGGGCAAGAACGCGGCCAAATTCCTGAAGCTGCTGGAGGCGCTGGAGGACCACGACGACGTCCAGACGGTCTACGCCAACTTCGACATCCCGACGTCGGTGATGGAGGAGCTCACGGCCTGA
- the serS gene encoding serine--tRNA ligase translates to MLDLKFIEENEKRVREMLAARGVEFDLDEVLELAARRREMIGKVEAKKAEQNKLSKKIAELAARIANPERFEITEKELKTLLRENEKSLKQAEEIKASIKELTPGLYLEEAYLDNRLLYLPNVFDASVPVGPDETYNEIRRVGREPRAFDFPPRPHWELGEMLGIIDSERAVKVAGARFAMTVGTGARMERALQNLMLDEARKRGYREVNVPFMVLKTSMVGTGQLPKFAADMYKVESEELRHVLTPFDGKSPPAITKESDFRKWREDLTVALGGGHWLIPTAEVPVTNLHREEILTADELPIKYAAFTPCFRREAGAPGRDTRGMVRVHQFLKVELVKIVHPDASYDELESLVADAAHILELLELPYREAVLSTGDLGFGAAKCVDLEVWIPSEEKYREISSCSNYEAFQARRMNTRFRPKKGAKPEFVHTLNGSGLAIGRTLVAIIENFQNADGSVTIPDALRPYMDGLEKIA, encoded by the coding sequence ATGCTGGACCTGAAATTTATCGAGGAAAACGAAAAACGCGTACGCGAGATGCTCGCGGCCCGCGGCGTCGAGTTCGACCTGGATGAGGTGCTAGAGCTCGCGGCGCGTCGAAGGGAAATGATCGGCAAAGTCGAAGCTAAAAAGGCCGAGCAGAATAAGTTAAGCAAAAAAATCGCCGAACTAGCGGCACGAATCGCAAACCCGGAGCGTTTCGAAATTACAGAAAAGGAATTAAAAACCCTTTTACGAGAAAATGAAAAATCCCTAAAACAAGCCGAAGAAATTAAAGCCTCGATTAAAGAACTTACACCGGGATTATATTTGGAAGAAGCCTACCTCGACAACCGGCTACTTTACTTACCGAACGTCTTCGACGCCTCCGTGCCCGTCGGGCCGGACGAGACGTACAACGAGATTCGGCGCGTAGGCCGGGAGCCGCGCGCGTTCGACTTCCCACCCCGGCCCCACTGGGAGCTGGGCGAGATGCTCGGCATCATAGACTCCGAGCGCGCGGTCAAAGTGGCCGGCGCCCGCTTCGCGATGACCGTAGGCACGGGCGCCCGAATGGAACGGGCGTTGCAAAACCTGATGTTGGACGAAGCTCGGAAGCGGGGTTATCGCGAGGTTAACGTTCCTTTTATGGTACTAAAGACTTCGATGGTAGGAACGGGACAACTACCCAAGTTTGCGGCTGATATGTATAAGGTGGAATCCGAAGAACTTAGGCATGTGTTAACGCCTTTCGATGGAAAATCACCACCCGCAATAACCAAAGAATCCGATTTCCGAAAATGGAGAGAAGATTTAACTGTTGCGCTGGGGGGAGGGCACTGGTTAATACCCACGGCGGAGGTCCCGGTTACGAACCTCCACCGCGAGGAAATCCTGACCGCGGACGAGCTGCCCATAAAGTACGCCGCGTTCACGCCGTGCTTCCGGCGGGAGGCCGGCGCGCCGGGCCGCGACACCCGCGGTATGGTCCGCGTTCACCAGTTCTTAAAAGTGGAACTCGTCAAAATCGTCCACCCCGACGCCTCGTACGACGAGCTGGAGAGCCTGGTCGCCGACGCCGCGCACATCCTCGAGCTGCTCGAGCTCCCCTACCGCGAGGCGGTCCTCAGCACCGGCGACCTCGGCTTCGGCGCGGCCAAGTGCGTAGACCTCGAGGTGTGGATACCGTCCGAGGAAAAGTACCGCGAGATCTCGAGCTGCTCCAACTACGAGGCGTTCCAGGCGCGCCGCATGAACACGCGCTTCCGTCCCAAGAAGGGCGCCAAACCCGAATTCGTACACACCCTCAACGGCTCCGGCCTGGCCATAGGCCGGACGTTGGTAGCGATCATAGAGAACTTTCAAAACGCCGACGGCTCCGTTACGATACCCGACGCGCTCCGGCCCTATATGGACGGCCTGGAGAAGATAGCGTAG
- a CDS encoding MFS transporter has translation MAAAENGPHYRWNFACAAANGVIFNISLAVLNPATVVPAFVGTLTANPVWVAVAGQLDAICWPLPQLFAASRILHLRRKMPFYRGTAVVRGVIVALLAALPFVLAPGPALLVAFLVAYGALNFTAGLAGPPFMDVIGNTISSRGRGLLFTVRRFGGGVLAVLTGVILVGPVLRSLPFPTSYGVLFVVAAAVSGFALLAMSLSREPEGQAVVEKHSFLQTVRAGFGLLRADANYRRFVTSRVFICFSRLGVPFYIGLAMWKLRVGAAAAGPFLAALMAGTVTSNLLWGYLSSRRGNRALVRGGALLTILPPLLYFLSARAEWGGIYLFYALFFLVGFGWSGAEFGSINYVIDVAPAHLRPVYVGFNNTVNGLAMLAAIGGGFILKYSSYDVLYGLAAAFAVLALWFTRRLLEPREEGATPSLVVGGTRLG, from the coding sequence ATGGCCGCCGCGGAAAACGGTCCCCACTACCGCTGGAACTTCGCCTGCGCCGCCGCCAACGGCGTAATTTTCAATATATCCCTCGCCGTCCTCAACCCCGCGACGGTGGTCCCGGCGTTCGTGGGCACGCTGACGGCCAACCCGGTGTGGGTCGCCGTCGCGGGGCAGCTGGACGCGATATGCTGGCCGCTGCCGCAGCTCTTCGCCGCCTCCCGCATCCTGCACCTGCGGCGTAAGATGCCGTTCTACCGCGGGACTGCCGTCGTCCGCGGCGTCATCGTCGCCCTCCTGGCGGCGCTGCCGTTCGTGCTCGCGCCCGGGCCGGCGCTGTTGGTCGCCTTCCTCGTCGCATACGGCGCGCTTAACTTTACCGCCGGCCTCGCCGGCCCGCCGTTCATGGACGTCATCGGTAATACGATATCGTCCCGAGGCCGCGGCCTGTTGTTCACGGTCCGGCGGTTCGGCGGCGGCGTCCTGGCCGTGCTAACGGGCGTCATCCTGGTCGGGCCGGTACTACGGTCGTTGCCGTTCCCCACGTCGTACGGCGTCCTCTTCGTCGTCGCCGCGGCCGTCAGCGGGTTCGCGCTCCTCGCGATGTCTCTCAGCCGCGAGCCGGAGGGCCAGGCCGTGGTCGAGAAGCACTCTTTCCTCCAGACCGTCAGGGCCGGCTTCGGCCTGCTGCGTGCGGACGCCAACTACCGCCGCTTCGTGACCTCCCGGGTATTCATTTGTTTCAGCCGGCTGGGCGTGCCGTTCTACATCGGCCTCGCGATGTGGAAGCTCCGGGTGGGCGCCGCGGCGGCCGGGCCCTTCCTCGCCGCGCTCATGGCCGGGACCGTAACCTCCAACCTGCTCTGGGGGTACCTCTCGAGCCGGCGCGGCAACCGGGCGCTGGTGCGGGGCGGCGCGCTCCTCACCATCTTACCGCCGCTGTTATACTTCCTCTCGGCCCGGGCGGAGTGGGGCGGCATCTATCTTTTCTACGCCCTCTTCTTCCTGGTCGGCTTCGGTTGGTCCGGCGCCGAGTTCGGCAGCATCAACTACGTCATCGACGTCGCCCCCGCCCACCTTCGGCCGGTTTACGTCGGCTTCAACAATACCGTGAACGGCCTCGCCATGCTCGCGGCCATAGGCGGCGGCTTCATCTTGAAATACTCGAGCTACGACGTACTCTACGGCCTGGCCGCGGCCTTCGCCGTCCTCGCGCTGTGGTTTACGCGCCGCCTGCTCGAGCCCCGCGAGGAGGGCGCGACGCCTTCCCTCGTCGTGGGCGGCACCCGCCTCGGCTAG
- the menA gene encoding 1,4-dihydroxy-2-naphthoate octaprenyltransferase — MKKWLVAIRVPFFTASVAPAVVGVAVAFYEGYAVNWWHAALTLVGLVALHGGTNLANDYFDHRTRDDWVNLTPTPFSGGSRVIQDGVISPRAMFVYSLACFAVGIACGLYLWRVTPGNVVLWLGLAGVASGFLYTATPVAIGYRGVGELFVGLNFGPLAVLGAHYVQAGRLSPAALIASVPVGLLIAAVLYINEFPDYEADRQVNKKTLIVLLGPKRARYGYIILIALTYAAIITFVAVGGLPTWALLGLLTLPLAVKAVTVLMRRYAEPYKLLAANALTIIVHFATGILLAVGLALGRAA; from the coding sequence ATGAAGAAATGGCTCGTCGCGATAAGGGTACCGTTCTTCACCGCGTCCGTCGCGCCGGCGGTCGTCGGCGTCGCCGTCGCGTTCTACGAGGGTTACGCCGTCAACTGGTGGCACGCGGCGCTCACGCTCGTGGGCCTGGTCGCGTTGCACGGCGGCACCAACCTCGCCAACGACTACTTCGACCACCGCACCCGCGACGACTGGGTCAACCTGACGCCGACGCCGTTCTCGGGGGGCTCGCGCGTAATACAGGACGGCGTCATCTCGCCGCGGGCGATGTTCGTATACTCGCTGGCCTGCTTCGCCGTCGGCATTGCCTGCGGCCTCTACCTGTGGCGCGTAACGCCCGGCAACGTCGTCCTGTGGCTGGGGCTGGCGGGCGTGGCGTCCGGCTTCCTGTACACCGCGACGCCGGTGGCCATCGGCTACCGCGGCGTGGGCGAGCTCTTCGTGGGGTTAAACTTCGGGCCGCTGGCGGTGCTCGGCGCCCACTACGTGCAGGCCGGCCGCCTGTCGCCGGCGGCGCTGATCGCCTCGGTCCCGGTGGGGCTGCTCATCGCCGCGGTGCTGTACATAAACGAGTTCCCGGATTACGAGGCCGACCGGCAAGTCAACAAAAAGACCCTTATCGTTTTGTTGGGGCCCAAACGCGCGCGTTACGGTTATATAATATTAATTGCGCTGACGTACGCCGCGATTATTACTTTCGTCGCCGTCGGCGGCCTACCGACGTGGGCGCTGCTCGGCTTGCTCACCCTTCCGCTCGCCGTCAAGGCCGTAACGGTTTTGATGCGCCGCTACGCCGAGCCGTACAAGCTACTGGCGGCGAACGCGCTGACGATAATCGTCCACTTCGCGACGGGGATATTGCTGGCGGTAGGGTTGGCGCTGGGCCGCGCGGCCTAA